One Nocardia iowensis DNA window includes the following coding sequences:
- a CDS encoding ATP-dependent Clp protease proteolytic subunit, producing the protein MTSATAGLNLSDSVYERLLRERIIFLGTQVDDDIANKLCAQILLLAAEDPTKDILLYINSPGGSVTAGMAIYDTMQFVECDIATFGMGLAASMGQFLLTAGTKGKRYALPHARIMMHQPSAGIGGSAADIAIMAEQFAHTKRELNELQALHTGKSVEQVTIDADRDRWFTAKQALEYGFIDHVIGHANQANGVGND; encoded by the coding sequence ATGACATCCGCGACTGCTGGTCTCAACCTCAGCGATTCGGTGTACGAGCGCCTGCTCCGTGAGCGCATCATCTTCCTCGGCACCCAGGTCGACGACGACATCGCGAACAAGCTCTGCGCGCAGATCTTGCTGCTTGCGGCGGAGGATCCGACCAAGGACATCTTGCTCTACATCAACTCGCCCGGTGGTTCGGTGACCGCCGGTATGGCCATCTACGACACCATGCAGTTCGTCGAGTGCGATATCGCCACCTTCGGCATGGGCCTGGCCGCGTCGATGGGTCAGTTCCTGCTCACCGCGGGCACCAAGGGCAAGCGCTACGCACTGCCGCACGCGCGGATCATGATGCACCAGCCGTCGGCCGGCATCGGTGGTTCCGCCGCCGACATCGCGATCATGGCCGAGCAGTTCGCGCACACCAAGCGGGAGCTCAACGAGCTGCAAGCGCTGCACACCGGCAAGTCCGTGGAGCAGGTCACCATCGACGCCGACCGTGACCGCTGGTTCACCGCCAAGCAGGCGCTGGAGTACGGCTTCATCGATCACGTGATCGGTCACGCGAACCAGGCCAACGGCGTAGGCAACGACTAG
- a CDS encoding ATP-dependent Clp protease proteolytic subunit: MANQFDPRALGGMAPQSPQSRYILPSFIEHSSFGVKESNPYNKLFEERIIFLGVQVDDASANDVMAQLLVLESLDPDRDITMYINSPGGSFTSLMAIYDTMQYVRADVATVCLGQAASAAAVLLAAGTPGKRACLPNARVLIHQPSLEGGIQGQVSDLEIQAAEIERMRRLMETTLARHTGKNADQIRKDTDRDKILTAEDAKEYGIIDQVFDYRKLSAQKK, from the coding sequence ATGGCCAACCAGTTTGACCCACGCGCACTCGGCGGTATGGCACCGCAGAGCCCGCAGTCGCGCTACATCCTGCCGTCGTTCATCGAGCATTCGAGCTTCGGCGTCAAGGAATCCAACCCGTACAACAAGCTGTTCGAGGAGCGCATCATCTTCCTCGGCGTGCAGGTCGACGACGCCTCGGCGAACGACGTCATGGCACAGCTGCTGGTGCTCGAGTCGCTGGATCCCGACCGCGACATCACCATGTACATCAACTCGCCCGGTGGCTCGTTCACCTCGCTGATGGCCATCTACGACACCATGCAGTACGTGCGGGCCGACGTCGCGACCGTCTGCCTCGGCCAGGCCGCCTCCGCCGCGGCCGTGCTGCTCGCCGCCGGTACCCCCGGCAAGCGTGCCTGCCTGCCCAACGCCCGCGTCCTGATCCACCAGCCGTCGCTGGAGGGTGGCATCCAAGGTCAGGTGTCGGACCTGGAGATCCAGGCCGCCGAGATCGAGCGCATGCGTCGCCTGATGGAGACCACGCTGGCCCGGCACACCGGCAAGAACGCGGACCAGATCCGCAAGGACACCGACCGCGACAAGATCCTGACAGCCGAAGACGCCAAGGAGTACGGGATCATCGACCAGGTGTTCGACTACCGCAAGCTCAGCGCGCAGAAGAAGTGA
- the tig gene encoding trigger factor — protein sequence MKSTVEQLSPTRVRINVEVPFEELKPDFERAYKALAKQVKIPGFRPGKAPAKLLEARLGRGAVLEQVVNDVLPGRYSEAVTAAEVKVIGQPEIEITKIEDGEQLAFTAEVDVRPEITLPEYENLAVTVDAFTIGDEDIEEQLQSLRQRFGTLTGVERPVQDGDFVSIDLSATVDGEAVPEASTTGLSHEVGSGQLIEGLDEALIGLSAGESKDFTSTLVAGEHAGKEAVITVTVQSVKERELPAADDDFAQLASEFDTLEELKADLRNRVERNKKVQQAGEIRDKVLETLLEQVEVPLPEAVVQAEIDAVTHDAVHGFDHDEAKLAEALEAQGSSREEFDKDAKESAEKSVKTQLLLDAIAEADNTQVGQDELTERILFQSQRYGMAPEQFIQQVQQAGQLGAIFADVRRGKALAGVVNKVKVTDSEGNAVDTAEMFGAPEDSDTATDAPAESAVDGDSTETAAAKAE from the coding sequence ATGTCGAGGTGCCCTTCGAGGAACTGAAGCCGGACTTCGAGCGCGCGTACAAGGCACTGGCCAAGCAGGTCAAGATCCCCGGCTTCCGTCCAGGCAAGGCGCCGGCCAAGCTGCTCGAGGCCCGCCTCGGCCGCGGCGCGGTGCTGGAGCAGGTCGTCAACGACGTGCTGCCCGGTCGCTACAGCGAGGCCGTTACCGCCGCCGAGGTGAAGGTCATCGGTCAGCCCGAGATCGAGATCACCAAGATCGAGGACGGCGAGCAGCTGGCCTTCACGGCCGAGGTCGACGTGCGCCCGGAGATCACCCTGCCGGAGTACGAGAACCTGGCCGTGACCGTCGACGCCTTCACCATCGGCGACGAGGACATCGAGGAGCAGCTGCAGTCGCTGCGTCAGCGTTTCGGCACCCTCACCGGTGTCGAGCGCCCGGTCCAGGACGGCGACTTCGTCTCCATCGACCTGTCGGCCACCGTGGACGGCGAAGCCGTGCCGGAGGCCTCCACCACCGGCCTGTCCCACGAGGTCGGCTCCGGCCAGCTCATCGAGGGCCTCGACGAGGCGCTGATCGGCCTGTCCGCCGGTGAGTCGAAGGACTTCACCTCCACCCTGGTTGCCGGTGAGCACGCGGGCAAGGAAGCCGTCATCACCGTCACCGTGCAGTCGGTCAAGGAGCGCGAGCTGCCCGCGGCCGACGACGACTTCGCCCAGCTGGCAAGCGAATTCGACACCCTCGAAGAGTTGAAGGCCGACCTGCGGAACCGGGTCGAGCGCAACAAGAAGGTGCAGCAGGCGGGCGAGATCCGCGACAAGGTGCTGGAGACTCTGCTGGAGCAGGTCGAGGTGCCGCTGCCCGAGGCGGTCGTGCAGGCCGAGATCGACGCCGTCACCCACGACGCGGTGCACGGCTTCGACCACGACGAGGCCAAGCTCGCCGAGGCGCTGGAGGCCCAGGGCTCCAGCCGCGAAGAGTTCGACAAGGACGCCAAGGAATCGGCCGAGAAGTCGGTGAAGACCCAGCTGTTGCTGGACGCCATCGCCGAGGCGGACAACACCCAGGTCGGCCAGGACGAGCTCACCGAGCGGATCCTGTTCCAGTCGCAGCGCTACGGCATGGCGCCGGAGCAGTTCATCCAGCAGGTGCAGCAGGCGGGCCAGCTCGGCGCGATCTTCGCCGACGTCCGTCGTGGCAAGGCACTCGCCGGTGTGGTCAACAAGGTGAAGGTGACAGACTCCGAGGGCAACGCGGTGGACACCGCCGAAATGTTCGGTGCCCCCGAAGATTCCGACACCGCGACCGACGCTCCCGCCGAGTCGGCGGTGGACGGCGACTCGACCGAGACCGCTGCGGCGAAGGCCGAATAA